A single genomic interval of Littorina saxatilis isolate snail1 linkage group LG17, US_GU_Lsax_2.0, whole genome shotgun sequence harbors:
- the LOC138953363 gene encoding uncharacterized protein, with amino-acid sequence MAGQSPIRGSCSSRWQVKATSERYITAVPSISRNGQSPAVPSISRNGQSPAVPSISRNGQSPAVPSISRNGQSPAVPSISRNGQSPAVPSISHNGQSPAVPSISHNGQSPAVPSISRNGQSPAVPSISHNGQSPAVPSISRNGQSPAVPSISRNGQSPAVPSISRNGQSPAVPSISHNGQSPAVPSISRNGQSPAVPSISHNGQYPAVPSISHNGQSPAVPSISHNGQSPAVPSISHNASKWYLQG; translated from the exons ATGGCAGGTCAAAGCCCCATCAGAGGTAGTTGTTCGTCACGATGGCAGGTCAAAGCCACATCAGAG CGGTACATCACAGCTGTGCCCTCCATCTCCCGTAACGGTCAGTCTCCAGCTGTGCCCTCCATCTCCCGTAACGGTCAGTCTCCAGCTGTGCCCTCCATCTCCCGTAACGGTCAGTCTCCAGCTGTGCCCTCCATCTCCCGTAACGGTCAGTCTCCAGCTGTGCCCTCCATCTCCCGTAACGGTCAGTCTCCAGCTGTGCCCTCCATCTCCCATAACGGTCAGTCTCCAGCTGTGCCCTCCATCTCCCATAACGGTCAGTCTCCAGCTGTGCCCTCCATCTCCCGTAACGGTCAGTCTCCAGCTGTGCCCTCCATCTCCCATAACGGTCAGTCTCCAGCTGTGCCCTCCATCTCCCGTAACGGTCAGTCTCCAGCTGTGCCCTCCATCTCCCGTAACGGTCAGTCTCCAGCTGTGCCCTCCATCTCCCGTAACGGTCAGTCTCCAGCTGTGCCCTCCATCTCCCATAACGGTCAGTCTCCAGCTGTGCCCTCCATCTCCCGTAACGGTCAGTCTCCAGCTGTGCCCTCCATCTCCCATAACGGTCAGTATCCAGCTGTGCCCTCCATCTCCCATAACGGTCAGTCTCCAGCTGTGCCCTCCATCTCCCATAACGGTCAGTCTCCAGCTGTGCCCTCCATCTCCCATAACG